A single region of the Halorussus gelatinilyticus genome encodes:
- a CDS encoding ATPase domain-containing protein — MSQDNLYSLGLEDHDRLNHELGGGVPRGSIVLIEGDYGAGKSAISQRFSYGLCETGHSVTLLSTELTIGGFIDQMHSLSYGVEDHLLDERLLFLHADVDTGGGRLTAPAEDEEGNRKELLNRLMNAEAMWQADVIVIDTFDAILRNDPKFEALIRQNEERQAALEIISFFRDLVSQGQVIVLTVDPSTVDEEAIGPFRAIADVFMELQMVEVGNDVRRNISVKRFAGMGEQVGDTIGFSVRADAGIVIESRSVA, encoded by the coding sequence ATGAGTCAAGACAATCTCTACTCCCTCGGCCTCGAAGACCACGACCGATTGAATCACGAACTCGGCGGCGGCGTCCCCCGCGGTTCCATCGTCCTCATCGAGGGCGACTACGGGGCCGGAAAGTCGGCTATCAGCCAGCGGTTCAGTTACGGACTCTGCGAGACGGGCCACTCGGTTACCCTGCTCTCGACCGAACTGACCATCGGCGGGTTCATCGACCAGATGCACTCGCTGTCGTACGGCGTGGAGGACCACCTACTCGACGAACGCCTCCTCTTTCTCCACGCCGACGTGGACACCGGCGGCGGTCGCCTGACCGCACCCGCCGAGGACGAGGAGGGCAACCGAAAGGAACTGCTGAATCGGCTGATGAACGCGGAGGCCATGTGGCAGGCCGACGTCATCGTCATCGACACGTTCGACGCCATCCTCCGCAACGACCCCAAGTTCGAGGCGCTGATTCGCCAGAACGAGGAGCGCCAAGCCGCCCTCGAAATCATCTCGTTCTTCCGCGATTTGGTCTCGCAGGGGCAGGTCATCGTCCTCACGGTGGACCCTTCGACGGTGGACGAGGAGGCCATCGGGCCGTTCCGCGCCATCGCCGACGTGTTCATGGAACTCCAGATGGTCGAGGTCGGCAACGACGTGCGCCGCAACATCTCGGTCAAGCGCTTCGCCGGGATGGGCGAGCAGGTCGGCGACACCATCGGGTTCTCGGTGCGGGCCGACGCCGGAATCGTCATCGAAAGCCGTAGTGTCGCGTAA
- a CDS encoding flagellar protein G, which translates to MASVSTSHLILFIASLIIAASVAGTFTQGVQRLSSALGDRSIDLSGDIRTDISIISDPASGAVYNSAGEENITVLVKNTGSRPLEAESDQLEVIVDGKYQTSIAVTVLDGSAWRVGNVVRLEIDQSLSGGDHRVKIIVNGDEEVLQFRT; encoded by the coding sequence GTGGCGAGCGTTTCCACATCTCACCTCATCCTGTTCATCGCCAGTCTCATCATCGCCGCGAGCGTCGCGGGGACGTTCACGCAGGGCGTTCAGCGGCTCTCCTCGGCGCTCGGCGACCGGAGCATCGACCTGAGCGGCGACATCCGCACGGACATCTCCATCATCAGTGACCCCGCGAGCGGTGCGGTGTACAACTCGGCGGGCGAGGAGAACATCACGGTACTAGTGAAAAACACCGGGTCACGTCCACTCGAAGCCGAGAGTGACCAACTGGAAGTGATAGTGGACGGGAAATACCAGACGAGCATCGCCGTCACCGTCCTCGACGGGTCGGCGTGGCGCGTCGGCAACGTCGTGCGACTCGAAATCGACCAGTCGCTCTCGGGCGGTGACCACCGCGTGAAGATTATCGTCAACGGCGACGAGGAGGTGCTTCAGTTCAGAACATGA
- a CDS encoding fla cluster protein FlaF, with the protein MGFSVSGATVVIFLGLFISFGIAYSAANNGMERVNDAYEENTEDALARQNTAIAIGNASVANEGGDLYLNVTVNNTGSTTLSTDDTDILIDGNYTNHTSSRMETFEVVGSDETDIWLPGETFRFNVSVATRPDRVKVVTGPGVADSEVV; encoded by the coding sequence ATGGGATTCAGCGTTAGTGGCGCGACCGTCGTTATCTTCCTCGGTCTCTTCATCAGCTTCGGAATCGCCTATTCGGCGGCGAACAACGGGATGGAGCGGGTCAACGACGCCTACGAGGAGAACACCGAGGACGCGCTCGCCCGACAGAACACCGCGATTGCCATCGGTAACGCGTCGGTCGCCAACGAAGGCGGAGACCTCTACTTGAACGTGACAGTCAACAACACGGGTTCCACGACGTTATCGACAGATGACACCGACATTCTTATAGATGGAAATTACACGAACCACACGAGTTCCAGAATGGAGACGTTCGAAGTGGTAGGAAGTGACGAGACCGACATCTGGTTGCCCGGCGAGACGTTCCGCTTCAACGTCTCGGTGGCCACTCGGCCAGACCGAGTGAAGGTCGTGACCGGACCTGGTGTCGCCGACTCGGAGGTGGTCTGA
- a CDS encoding FlaD/FlaE family flagellar protein — protein sequence MKLIGLSDQFVYLLGTGLVGMGIMDFMDEEEGESADADGSGGGGDDDLFGDGMGGDGMGGDGMGGDGMGGEMGGEMDDDFGGMDGGMDDGMGMDGEMDDWADGGGDDEFAMGGGGGGPTQELENRIDELENEVAEISSTVGTVRSENEQISSKVDETEENVRKLLEIYEMVTRGVNPFVDDVQQGGMGGGGGNFGGEDGGGGFGLFDGEEEEEEEEDLSEDVADAEAESFFDDDFDEEDDFEDDGDELGDDFEEEDDFEDDGDELGDDFEEEDDFEDEAADDLGFESPDEALDDEEPMMDDVDDGAGDGDGGQAGGSTFEELKEEYESGDADWAEDGDAPDDAEDDLADLDDAPEPAVETDPAPEDGDFEFEEPAETEPAEPAEPATAANANAGRGGKPYLAQLPSGYVSDLVVMEWLEFLVTEFGPEDAVRTIEYYSDIGWISESVEEELLAFVGGFADVESVDTEETGPATLEVDDHIQSLTFLSQLTGDAVQRKIVEHCAQIRGGRDGIQR from the coding sequence ATGAAACTTATCGGTCTCAGCGACCAGTTCGTCTACCTCCTCGGGACGGGCTTGGTCGGCATGGGAATCATGGACTTCATGGACGAAGAGGAGGGCGAGAGCGCCGACGCCGACGGCTCCGGCGGCGGTGGCGATGACGACCTCTTCGGCGACGGTATGGGCGGCGACGGTATGGGCGGCGACGGTATGGGCGGCGACGGCATGGGTGGCGAGATGGGCGGGGAGATGGACGACGACTTCGGCGGGATGGACGGCGGTATGGACGACGGCATGGGGATGGACGGGGAGATGGACGACTGGGCCGACGGGGGCGGCGACGACGAGTTCGCCATGGGCGGTGGCGGCGGCGGACCGACCCAGGAACTCGAAAACCGGATCGACGAACTCGAAAACGAGGTCGCCGAGATCTCATCGACGGTCGGGACGGTCCGGAGCGAGAACGAACAGATATCTTCGAAGGTGGACGAGACCGAGGAGAACGTCCGCAAACTCCTCGAAATCTACGAGATGGTCACCCGCGGCGTCAACCCGTTCGTGGACGACGTGCAACAGGGCGGGATGGGCGGTGGCGGCGGCAACTTCGGCGGCGAGGACGGTGGCGGCGGCTTCGGCCTGTTCGACGGCGAGGAGGAAGAAGAGGAGGAAGAAGACCTCAGCGAGGACGTGGCCGACGCCGAGGCCGAGAGCTTCTTCGACGACGACTTCGACGAGGAAGACGACTTCGAGGATGACGGTGACGAGCTCGGCGATGACTTCGAGGAGGAGGACGACTTCGAGGATGACGGTGACGAGCTCGGCGATGACTTCGAGGAGGAGGACGACTTCGAAGACGAGGCGGCCGACGACCTCGGCTTCGAATCGCCGGACGAGGCGTTAGACGACGAGGAGCCGATGATGGACGACGTAGACGACGGTGCCGGTGACGGCGACGGTGGACAGGCCGGTGGATCGACGTTCGAGGAACTCAAAGAGGAGTACGAGTCGGGCGACGCCGACTGGGCCGAAGACGGAGACGCCCCCGACGACGCCGAGGACGACCTCGCGGACCTCGACGACGCTCCCGAACCGGCGGTCGAGACCGACCCGGCCCCCGAGGACGGCGACTTCGAGTTCGAGGAACCGGCCGAGACCGAACCTGCCGAACCCGCCGAACCCGCGACGGCCGCGAACGCGAACGCGGGGCGGGGCGGCAAGCCGTACCTCGCACAGCTCCCCAGCGGCTACGTCTCGGACCTCGTGGTGATGGAGTGGTTGGAGTTCCTTGTGACCGAGTTCGGTCCCGAGGACGCGGTCCGGACCATCGAGTACTACAGCGACATCGGCTGGATAAGCGAGTCGGTCGAGGAGGAGCTGCTGGCGTTCGTAGGCGGGTTCGCCGACGTGGAATCGGTAGACACCGAGGAGACCGGTCCCGCGACGCTCGAAGTGGACGACCACATCCAGAGCCTCACCTTCCTGAGCCAACTGACCGGCGACGCGGTCCAGCGGAAAATCGTCGAACACTGCGCACAGATTCGAGGTGGGCGCGATGGGATTCAGCGTTAG
- a CDS encoding CheR family methyltransferase — MTSDDEAFDRLLEYVEDELGFATSYYDDSYLDRRVSSRMRRSDTESYAAYLDLLQSDESEQEALLDAFSVNVTSFFRNPEVWEEVRNVLRALSAERDRIRLWSAACSDGREPYSLSMLALDDPEVKDGNVRITATDIDREILAAARRGVYENTRTTDIGEQLAPLDEYERYVRRTDDEFAVTDPVKDLVSFERHDLINGDPKSDFDLVVCRNLFIYIDAEHKLPILETVSKSLSVGGYLVIGKTETLPDTLKPAFEPVARRLRIYKKVDTTSIR; from the coding sequence GTGACGTCCGACGACGAGGCCTTCGACCGGCTGTTGGAGTACGTCGAGGACGAACTCGGGTTCGCCACGAGCTACTACGACGACTCGTATCTCGACCGGCGGGTCTCCTCGCGGATGCGCCGGAGTGACACCGAGAGCTACGCCGCGTACCTCGACCTCCTGCAAAGCGACGAGAGCGAGCAGGAGGCCCTGCTGGACGCCTTCTCGGTCAACGTCACGAGCTTCTTCCGCAACCCCGAGGTCTGGGAGGAGGTCCGAAACGTCCTCCGGGCGCTCTCGGCCGAGCGCGACCGGATTCGGCTCTGGAGCGCGGCCTGTTCGGACGGCCGGGAACCCTACTCGCTGTCGATGCTCGCGCTGGACGACCCGGAGGTCAAGGACGGGAACGTCCGGATAACCGCGACCGACATCGACCGCGAGATTCTGGCGGCGGCCCGGCGGGGCGTCTACGAGAACACTCGGACGACCGACATCGGCGAGCAACTCGCGCCGCTGGACGAGTACGAGCGGTACGTCCGGCGCACGGACGACGAGTTCGCCGTGACCGACCCCGTCAAGGACCTCGTGTCGTTCGAGCGCCACGACCTCATCAACGGCGACCCGAAGTCGGACTTCGACCTCGTGGTGTGTCGTAATCTCTTCATCTACATCGACGCCGAGCACAAGCTTCCGATTCTGGAGACGGTCTCGAAGTCGCTCTCGGTGGGCGGCTACCTCGTCATCGGGAAGACCGAGACGCTCCCCGACACGCTCAAACCGGCCTTCGAACCGGTCGCTCGTCGCCTCCGTATATATAAGAAAGTAGATACTACATCAATCCGGTAG
- a CDS encoding chemotaxis protein CheD, whose product MTAERHFLADDVPDRVRVGVADLAVATGETRVTTSGLGSCVGVAVADPESGVAGLAHVMLPDATGDDRGKPAKSVEAGVERLLAELEAAGGDPERAEAKLAGGSKMFDFSGVSEGVGERNVERTRTALGERDVPIVAEDVGGDYGRSVELIPETWTLTVTSTHKGAEEL is encoded by the coding sequence ATGACCGCCGAACGCCACTTCTTGGCCGACGACGTTCCCGACCGCGTGCGAGTCGGCGTGGCCGACCTCGCGGTCGCCACCGGCGAGACTAGAGTCACGACCAGCGGTCTCGGCTCCTGCGTCGGCGTCGCCGTGGCGGACCCGGAGTCGGGGGTCGCCGGACTGGCCCACGTCATGCTCCCGGACGCGACCGGCGACGACCGGGGGAAGCCGGCCAAGTCGGTCGAGGCCGGCGTCGAGCGACTGCTGGCCGAACTCGAAGCTGCGGGCGGCGACCCCGAGCGCGCCGAGGCCAAACTCGCGGGCGGAAGCAAGATGTTCGACTTCTCGGGCGTCAGCGAGGGCGTCGGCGAGCGGAACGTCGAGCGAACGCGGACGGCGCTCGGCGAACGCGACGTTCCCATCGTCGCCGAGGACGTGGGCGGCGACTACGGACGGTCGGTCGAGTTGATTCCCGAGACGTGGACGCTAACCGTGACCAGCACCCACAAGGGGGCCGAGGAGCTGTGA
- a CDS encoding chemotaxis protein CheC, with translation MNVDVESLGTFNRTAQVGARRAAENLTGMTGIETAVDVTEVTLASADDLARGDRRVGVAIDFEGGIDGTSLLTFSPEGVEVLLDTLLPGEGVEESAVAEIGNIVTSGFVEGWADHLDAIIDISPPAYVEGTGEEVLDAAGFERDRAFVFRSQVGAVGKELDVEFHMFPERDSMEEMLSGGDDPVSVEKLATLREMAEAGAATASETVSAMTGIGTDVDITHLSFVPIEDVPAELADRPYVGVVLRTEGALGGYVLVLFDEASAREVAAALVPGTDEVTTFNEQAQSAMKEIGNVMTSSFIDGWANVLDATIDISPPQFVHDAGPAVAESVVARLGRTQSFAFLFDATLRADDREFDCGIYALPDETDLRTALEDIDPDATAERKTKAGTL, from the coding sequence ATGAACGTGGACGTCGAATCGCTCGGCACCTTCAACCGGACCGCACAGGTGGGCGCACGGCGAGCGGCCGAAAATCTCACCGGGATGACCGGCATCGAGACGGCGGTGGACGTGACCGAGGTGACGCTGGCCTCGGCCGACGACCTCGCGCGGGGCGACCGGCGGGTCGGCGTCGCCATCGACTTCGAGGGCGGCATCGACGGGACGAGTCTCCTGACCTTCTCGCCCGAGGGCGTCGAAGTCCTGTTGGACACGCTCCTGCCCGGCGAGGGCGTCGAAGAGAGCGCCGTCGCCGAGATCGGCAATATCGTGACCAGCGGGTTCGTGGAGGGATGGGCCGACCACCTCGACGCGATCATCGACATCTCTCCGCCGGCGTACGTCGAGGGGACCGGCGAAGAGGTGCTGGACGCGGCCGGATTCGAGCGCGACCGAGCGTTCGTCTTCCGGAGTCAGGTCGGCGCGGTCGGCAAGGAGTTGGACGTGGAGTTTCACATGTTCCCCGAGCGCGACTCGATGGAAGAGATGTTGTCGGGCGGCGACGACCCCGTCTCAGTCGAGAAGTTGGCGACGCTCCGCGAGATGGCCGAGGCCGGCGCGGCGACCGCTTCCGAGACGGTCTCGGCGATGACCGGCATCGGCACGGACGTCGATATTACGCATTTGAGCTTCGTCCCCATCGAAGACGTGCCAGCGGAGTTGGCCGACCGCCCGTACGTCGGGGTCGTCCTCCGGACCGAGGGCGCGCTCGGCGGGTACGTTCTCGTGCTGTTCGACGAGGCGTCGGCCCGCGAAGTGGCCGCGGCGCTCGTGCCTGGCACCGACGAGGTGACGACCTTCAACGAACAGGCCCAGTCCGCGATGAAGGAGATCGGCAACGTGATGACCAGCAGTTTCATCGACGGCTGGGCGAACGTCTTGGACGCGACCATCGACATCTCGCCGCCCCAGTTCGTCCACGACGCGGGTCCCGCGGTCGCCGAGTCGGTCGTCGCGCGCCTCGGACGCACTCAGTCGTTCGCGTTCCTCTTCGACGCGACGCTGCGAGCGGACGACCGGGAGTTCGACTGCGGAATCTACGCGCTCCCCGACGAGACCGACCTCCGGACCGCGCTAGAGGACATCGACCCGGACGCCACGGCCGAACGCAAGACGAAAGCGGGCACGCTATGA
- a CDS encoding chemotaxis protein CheC, with translation MSRGEERNLHIDIRKLNLFNQMAKEGANTVANHLNQMTGMETEMEITKINFLDIEDIKTHVGHEKQVGTHIELVEPPHGYILFLFSASSAKKLATGMLPGSADPSSKGFSDMERSAVQEIGNIMTSGFIDGWANVLDTTIDISTPKFTYGAGSKMVENLVGARRDEMALVFDSRVHAREADVEVKVYTFPELEELVSLMQQINI, from the coding sequence ATGAGCAGAGGTGAGGAACGAAACTTGCACATCGACATACGAAAGCTGAACCTGTTCAACCAGATGGCGAAGGAGGGGGCGAACACGGTCGCCAACCATCTGAACCAGATGACCGGCATGGAGACCGAGATGGAGATCACGAAGATCAACTTCCTCGACATCGAGGACATCAAGACTCACGTCGGTCACGAGAAGCAGGTCGGCACCCACATCGAACTCGTGGAACCGCCCCACGGCTACATCCTGTTCCTGTTCAGCGCGAGCAGCGCGAAGAAACTCGCCACCGGGATGCTTCCCGGTAGCGCCGACCCTTCCTCGAAGGGGTTCTCGGACATGGAGCGGTCGGCCGTCCAAGAGATCGGCAATATCATGACCAGCGGGTTCATCGACGGCTGGGCGAACGTGCTGGACACGACCATCGACATCTCGACCCCAAAGTTCACCTACGGCGCGGGGTCGAAGATGGTTGAGAACCTGGTCGGGGCGCGCCGCGACGAGATGGCACTCGTGTTTGACTCGCGCGTTCACGCCCGCGAGGCCGACGTGGAAGTGAAGGTGTACACCTTCCCCGAACTGGAAGAACTCGTGTCACTGATGCAGCAGATAAACATATGA
- a CDS encoding chemotaxis protein CheA, with protein MEDYIQDFIRESEENVTELNNSLLELEDDPSDEAAMDSIFRTAHTLKGNFGAMGFQDASDLAHAIEDLLDEIRQGRMEVTPEVMDLVFAGVDEIDHALDQIEDEGESDIDPDDIIADIRSVIDGEDDAGGDESGETTEPEETSESETEDAGTGTSLADVPVEELDDPAALADADGETFHVDVDMGDPEMKGVDGMFALEGLSENLDLLGTVPNVDAINDGEYDDGFDAFVAADDRSEVESVVASTGKIAGGTVTALDVDEIDVANAGGSSDESDEGAGSPDESSASAEGETESASDGADADSVDETDDTEFTDADVVETTDSAAEERSADESDSSSDADSTAEEIEEIQSVRVDVDQLDDLHGQVEQLVTSRIKLRRSVEQAQLDSAEDHLDELDKITSSLQDTVMDMRLVPLKKVVNKFPRLVRDLAREQEKEVDFLMEGTDIELDRTILDEISDPLMHLLRNAVDHGIEPPEEREAAGKPREGTIRLRGFRERDRVTIEVEDDGGGIDADAIRNKAIEKGVMTREEAEELSEEEAQKLVFHAGFSTNDEVTDVSGRGVGMDVVQDTVSRLDGEIRVDSAPGEGTTFSLSLPVTVAIVKVLFVQSGDEEYGIPIKNVDEIRRMEEVQTVEGEEVVTHDDTVFPLVRLGDALDVPGETKNGDGMLVRVKESERQVAIHCDAVSRQEEVVVKPFEGILSGIPGLSGAAVLGEGDVVTILDVETL; from the coding sequence ATGGAAGACTACATTCAGGACTTCATACGTGAGAGCGAAGAGAACGTCACGGAGTTGAACAACTCCCTGCTCGAACTGGAAGACGACCCGAGCGACGAGGCCGCGATGGACTCGATTTTCCGGACGGCCCACACGCTGAAGGGGAACTTCGGCGCGATGGGTTTCCAGGACGCCAGCGACCTCGCGCACGCCATCGAGGACCTGCTGGACGAGATTCGGCAGGGCCGGATGGAGGTCACGCCCGAGGTCATGGACCTCGTGTTCGCCGGCGTGGACGAGATAGACCACGCGCTCGACCAGATCGAAGACGAGGGCGAGTCGGACATCGACCCCGACGACATCATCGCCGACATCCGGAGCGTCATCGACGGCGAGGACGACGCGGGCGGCGACGAGTCCGGGGAAACGACCGAACCCGAAGAGACGTCCGAGTCCGAGACCGAGGACGCGGGAACCGGCACGAGCCTCGCCGACGTTCCGGTCGAGGAACTCGACGACCCGGCCGCGCTCGCCGATGCCGACGGCGAAACGTTCCACGTGGACGTGGACATGGGCGACCCCGAAATGAAGGGCGTGGACGGGATGTTCGCTCTGGAAGGGCTCAGCGAGAACCTGGACCTGCTCGGGACCGTCCCCAACGTAGATGCCATCAACGACGGCGAGTACGACGACGGCTTCGACGCCTTCGTCGCGGCCGACGACCGAAGCGAGGTCGAGTCGGTCGTCGCCTCGACCGGCAAGATAGCCGGCGGGACCGTGACCGCGCTCGACGTGGACGAAATCGACGTGGCAAACGCGGGCGGTTCGAGCGACGAGTCGGACGAGGGCGCGGGGAGTCCCGACGAGTCGAGCGCGAGCGCCGAAGGCGAGACCGAAAGCGCGTCGGACGGCGCGGACGCCGACTCTGTAGACGAGACAGACGACACCGAGTTCACCGACGCCGACGTGGTGGAAACGACCGACTCGGCGGCCGAGGAACGGAGCGCCGACGAGAGTGATTCGTCGTCGGACGCCGATTCGACCGCCGAGGAGATAGAGGAGATTCAGTCGGTTCGCGTGGACGTGGACCAACTGGACGACCTCCACGGACAGGTCGAACAGCTCGTGACCAGCCGCATCAAGCTCCGGCGGTCGGTCGAGCAGGCGCAACTCGACAGCGCCGAGGACCACCTGGACGAGTTGGACAAGATCACCTCCAGCTTGCAGGACACCGTGATGGACATGCGGTTGGTCCCGCTCAAGAAGGTCGTCAACAAGTTCCCGCGCCTCGTCCGGGACCTCGCCCGAGAGCAGGAGAAGGAAGTGGACTTCCTGATGGAGGGGACCGACATCGAGTTGGACCGCACCATCTTGGACGAGATAAGCGACCCGCTGATGCACCTGTTGCGCAACGCGGTGGACCACGGCATCGAACCGCCCGAGGAACGCGAGGCCGCGGGCAAGCCCCGCGAGGGGACGATTCGGCTCCGCGGGTTCCGCGAGCGCGACCGCGTGACCATCGAGGTCGAGGACGACGGCGGCGGCATCGACGCCGATGCCATCCGGAACAAGGCAATCGAGAAGGGCGTCATGACCCGCGAGGAGGCCGAGGAGTTGAGCGAGGAGGAGGCCCAGAAGCTCGTCTTCCACGCCGGGTTCTCGACCAACGACGAGGTGACCGACGTGAGCGGTCGCGGCGTCGGGATGGACGTCGTACAGGACACCGTCTCGCGACTCGACGGCGAGATTCGCGTGGACAGCGCGCCCGGCGAGGGGACGACGTTCAGCCTCTCACTGCCGGTCACGGTCGCCATCGTGAAAGTGCTGTTCGTCCAGTCGGGCGACGAGGAGTACGGCATCCCCATCAAGAACGTGGACGAGATTCGCCGGATGGAGGAGGTCCAGACCGTCGAGGGCGAGGAGGTCGTCACCCACGACGACACGGTCTTCCCGCTCGTGCGCCTCGGCGACGCGCTGGACGTGCCCGGCGAGACCAAGAACGGCGACGGCATGCTGGTCCGGGTCAAGGAGTCCGAGCGCCAGGTCGCCATCCACTGCGACGCGGTGAGCCGCCAAGAAGAGGTCGTCGTCAAACCGTTCGAGGGCATCCTGTCGGGCATTCCCGGTCTGTCGGGTGCCGCGGTCCTCGGCGAGGGCGACGTCGTGACGATACTGGACGTGGAGACACTGTGA
- the cheB gene encoding chemotaxis-specific protein-glutamate methyltransferase CheB, translating to MTRAVVVDDSHFMRTVISDILEEGGIEVVAQASDGEEGVEAVADHDPDVVTMDVEMPRMNGIEAVEEIMATNPTPILMLSAHTEDGADATFEALEKGAVDFLAKPGGEVSTEISAHGDALVEKVESATRADPASVEDVDTADSDTLDTDHGYVENPTLVVGASTGGPRVVERVLSSLPRAADLRVLVVQHMPDGFTGRFADRLDRRSEYDVREAEDGIRIGGGEAVVAKGDYHMAVAGYGNGRLRIRLTQDEPLHGVRPAIDVTMETAAEKVDGPLTGVVLTGMGSDGAAGIEAIKSAGGATLAQDEETSSVFGIPARAIETGCVDDVRSADEIGKAILDTIRDGR from the coding sequence ATGACGCGAGCAGTCGTCGTGGACGACTCGCATTTCATGCGGACGGTCATCTCCGACATCCTCGAAGAGGGCGGCATCGAGGTCGTCGCGCAGGCCAGCGACGGCGAAGAGGGCGTCGAGGCCGTCGCCGACCACGACCCGGACGTGGTGACGATGGACGTGGAGATGCCCCGCATGAACGGCATCGAGGCCGTCGAGGAGATCATGGCGACGAATCCGACGCCGATTCTGATGCTGTCGGCCCACACCGAAGACGGTGCCGACGCGACGTTCGAGGCCTTGGAGAAGGGCGCGGTGGACTTCCTCGCCAAACCCGGCGGGGAGGTCTCGACCGAGATTTCGGCCCACGGCGACGCGCTGGTCGAGAAAGTCGAGTCGGCGACGCGGGCGGACCCCGCGTCGGTCGAGGACGTGGACACCGCCGATTCGGACACGCTCGATACGGACCACGGCTACGTCGAGAACCCGACGCTCGTCGTCGGGGCCTCGACGGGCGGCCCTCGCGTGGTCGAACGCGTGCTGTCGAGTCTCCCCAGAGCGGCCGACCTCCGGGTGCTGGTCGTCCAGCACATGCCCGACGGCTTCACTGGTCGGTTCGCCGACCGGTTGGACCGCCGGAGCGAGTACGACGTTCGGGAGGCCGAGGACGGCATCCGAATCGGCGGCGGCGAGGCCGTCGTGGCGAAGGGCGACTACCACATGGCGGTCGCCGGCTACGGCAACGGTCGCCTGCGCATCCGCCTGACGCAGGACGAACCGCTTCACGGCGTCCGCCCGGCCATCGACGTGACGATGGAGACCGCCGCCGAGAAGGTCGACGGGCCGCTGACCGGCGTCGTCCTCACCGGCATGGGGAGCGACGGCGCGGCGGGCATCGAGGCCATCAAGTCGGCAGGCGGGGCGACGCTCGCCCAAGACGAGGAGACCTCCTCGGTTTTCGGCATTCCGGCTCGCGCCATCGAGACCGGTTGCGTGGACGACGTGCGTTCGGCCGACGAGATTGGGAAGGCGATTCTCGACACGATACGCGATGGACGGTGA
- the cheY gene encoding chemotaxis protein CheY produces MAKNVLIVDDSEFMRNLLREILEEEFEIAGEAENGVEAVELYEEHSPDLVMMDIVMPIRDGIEATTEIKDANPDSNIIMCTSIGQEEKMKAAIKAGADGYITKPFQKPSVMDAIEDVVSA; encoded by the coding sequence ATGGCTAAGAACGTACTCATCGTAGACGACTCGGAATTTATGCGGAATCTACTTCGGGAGATACTGGAAGAGGAGTTCGAAATCGCAGGCGAGGCCGAGAACGGCGTCGAGGCGGTCGAACTCTACGAGGAACACAGTCCGGACCTCGTGATGATGGACATCGTGATGCCCATCCGTGACGGTATCGAGGCGACCACCGAAATCAAGGACGCGAATCCCGACTCGAACATCATCATGTGTACCAGCATCGGGCAGGAAGAGAAGATGAAGGCCGCCATCAAGGCGGGTGCCGACGGCTACATCACCAAACCCTTCCAGAAACCTAGCGTGATGGACGCCATCGAAGACGTCGTCTCAGCATGA
- a CDS encoding chemotaxis protein CheW — MEVQETNAGDGTDETDSPEVAEGPTRQVVEFRLGEDYCAIDIDEVDSIVEIKKVTRIPRTPDSVDGVMDLRGETTAIINPRTFLGIDGDQPDGDEQNVLVLDRADDKQKIGIRVDEVLEVTTYPESKIDTDDDLSDLKTRGIREQVSRGIIRKPNGDGLDLVVWIDIDAIIDQLK, encoded by the coding sequence ATGGAGGTTCAGGAGACCAACGCTGGTGACGGGACCGACGAGACCGACTCGCCGGAGGTCGCCGAGGGACCGACGAGACAGGTCGTGGAGTTCCGCCTCGGCGAGGACTACTGCGCCATCGACATCGACGAGGTAGACAGCATCGTGGAGATAAAGAAAGTGACGCGCATCCCCCGGACGCCCGACTCCGTGGACGGCGTGATGGACCTGCGGGGCGAGACCACCGCCATCATCAACCCCCGGACGTTCCTCGGCATCGACGGCGACCAACCCGACGGCGACGAGCAGAACGTCCTCGTGTTGGACCGGGCCGACGACAAGCAAAAGATCGGCATCCGGGTAGACGAGGTGCTGGAGGTCACGACTTACCCCGAGAGCAAAATCGACACCGACGACGACCTCTCGGACCTCAAGACGCGGGGCATCCGCGAACAGGTCTCCCGAGGTATCATCCGCAAGCCCAACGGTGACGGACTCGACCTCGTGGTCTGGATCGACATCGACGCTATCATCGACCAGTTGAAATGA